The nucleotide window GAATGTAGAATAGTCGGCAGTGATTGGGATATCTGATGGTAATAGAGGGAATGGATTTGATTTTGGAGGAATTGCCAACAGTCGTCTTAAAAAATATTCCATCGAAAGATGAGTGATCGAATATCGCGGCGAAAACTGATTGCGGCTGTACCGGCCGTCGCATCGCTTAGCGGCTGCTTGTTCGTTCCAGGCGGGCCGAAAGCACGTGATCTCGATCTCGACAATGTGACTGTGCGGGACCAGCCCAATGGTTCGTACGAAATTACAGTTCAAACTGACTTCTACGCTCGGAATTGGGACGAATCCGAAGCGTTTCGTGACGTATCGATTATTGGATTTACCGATTCGAGCGTTCAGTGTCGAGATCAGATCACCGCCGACTCGGAGAGTCTCGCGTATGAAAAGATAGCGGTGACGCTCCGGTGCCAACATTTGCCAGAGTATATCACGACTGCATTCTCTGGATCCTGCACGAACACTCACTTTGGAGTGTACCGATTGAACCGGTCGGATGGCGATGCATCCATCGAATACGTCGGCGAACGTTCCTGTGGCGACGATGTAACTGCAATTCCCGAACGATAGTATCGGGTTTCTGGGTGGCCCAACAGGGGCCCTTTCATATCCTATCCGATCTGGCCGTTGACGTTCGTCAGGGCCCGCTCTAAGGAGTGCTCACTCTCGACAGCCCCCGCCCGTTCCCGGCAGATGGCGGCAAACCTGAACGGTTTTACCCGTCATCGGCGTGGCCCGTGTATGGGACTCAGGAGCGTCCTCGACGCCCACCCGGATCCGACGCGACTCACACAGTCGGTCGATCCGGACGCCGAACTCCCGGCGCTCGCGGTCCAGGACGCCGCGACGCCGACGATTTTCGAGTCGGTGGCGGGCTACCCCGACTGTCGAGTCGCCACGAACTGCATCGGGACGCGAACAGCCATCCGCCGGGCGATCGACACCGACGAGTCGCTCGTTGCAGCGATGTCGGCCGCGATGGCCGACCCCGCACCGCTCGAACGGACGGTACCGGTCGCCGCTCGCGAGGTCGCGACCGATCCGGACGTCCGCGAGCACATTCCGATCCCGGACTACTACGAGGCCCACGATCGTCGCTATCTCGCCTCCAGCGTCGTGATCGCCGAGGACCCCGACACCGGGACGCACAACCTCTCTTTCCACCGGATGCAGTATCTCGGCGACAACGAGTTCGCCATTCGGCTGGTCGAACGCCACCTCCACGACATCCATTCGCGTACCGAGGGCCCGACACCGATCGCCGTCGCGATGGGCGTCCACCCCGCGGTCGAACTCGCCGCCGCGACGTCGATCGCCCCCGGTGAGAGCGAACTCGAACTCGCGAACCGCCTCCACGGCGGCCAGTTGGCGACCGATTCTCTCGACGGCTTGACCGTCCCGAGCGAGAGCGAGGTGCTCATGCTCGGCGAGATCACGTCGGAGACGGCCGAGGAGGGCCCGTTCGTCGACCTCTCTCGGACCTGGGATCGCACGCGCGAGCAACCCGTGGTCCGCGTGAACACGCTCATGACGCGGCCAAATCCCCTCGTGCGCATCATCGTCCCCGGGCGGGCCGAACACGCGAACCTCATGGGTGTGCCCCAGGAGCCCCGGATCTATCGGATCGTCGAGAACGCGGTCCCGACCGTCGCAAACGTCGTGCTCACCCACGGCGGGTGCTCGTGGCTCCACGTCGTCGTCGCGATCGACGTCCGGACCCAGGGCGACGCGAAAAACGCCGGTCTCGCCGCACTCGCGGCCCATCCGTCGCTCAAGCGCGTCACGATCGTCGATGCCGATATCGACCCGAGCGACCCCGAGGCCGTCGAGTGGGCGGTCGCGACCCGAACGCAGCCAGATCGCGACGTGGAGGTGATCGAGGGCGCGGACGGGTCTTCGCTCGACCCCTCCCAGGACTTCGCAACGGGCACGACCGCGAAGTGGATCGTGGACGCGACGCGGCCGCGCGGGCCCGATCGTGAGGCCAGCGAGTTCCGCGAAGCGAGGATTCCCGGGGAGGACGACATCGACCTGGAGGAGTTCGAATAATGCACCTGACTACCGAAGAAGAGGCGCTGCTCGATTCGTCGAACCCCGCCGAGCGCAAGGCGATGAACCTCCTCGTCGAACTCGGTGACATCTACGGGGCCGACCGCCTCGTCGAGATCGGGTCCGCCCAGGCCTCGGGGATCTCGTATAAGTCGATCGGCGACCCGGGCGTGCAGTTTCTGGAGTCGTTCGCCGAGGAGGGCGCGAAAGCGTCGGTGCCAACCTTTACGAACCCGGCGGGGATGGACTTCGAGCAGTACGAGGCCGTCGGCGTCGACGAATCGTTCGCCCAGAATCAGCGCCGGATTCGCGACGCGCTCGACGCGATGGGGATCACCCTCTCCTTTACGTGCACACCCTACCTGGCGGGCAATCTCCCTCGCGCGGGCGAACACGTCGCGTGGGCGGAGTCCTCGGCAGTCTCCTTTGCGAACTCGGTGATCGGCGCGAAGACGAATCGTGAGGGCGGACCGTCTGCGATCGCCGCCGCGATCACCGGGCGAACGCCCGAACACGGCCTCCATCTCGATCACAACCGTCGGCCGACCCACCGGGTGCGCGTGGATGCCGATCTGGACTCGACCGCCGATATCGCCGCGCTGGGTTCGTGGGTCGGCCGCCGCGTCGAGGACGGGATCCCCTACTTCTCGGGGATCGAGGCCGCCGACACCGACGATCTGAAAGCGCTCGGCGCGGCGATGGCCGCCTCCGGCGCGGTCGCACTCTATTACGTCGAGGACCTGACGACGGATCGCGACCCGCCGACTGGCGTCGAGAGCCTCTCGGTCGGTGACGCGGAACTCGACAACGAGTACGACCGCCTGCGCACCGATGCCGACCCCGATCTCGTCGTGATCGGCTGTCCGCACGCCTCGCCCGCCGAAATCGCGGAGATCGCTGCCCGTGTCGACGGGGAGTCTCTCGACGCGGACCTCTGGGTGTGTACGAGCGCCGCAGTCCGGGCCCAGGCCGAGCGTAACGGCCACGTCGCGACGATCGAGGCCGCCGGCGGATCGGTGCTGGCCGACACCTGCAACGTCGTCGCGCCGATCGAGGCGATGGACTACGCAGTCACGGCGACCGACTCCGCGAAGGCCGCGAACTACCTGCCCGGATTCTGCGAGCAGACCGTCGTGTTCGACGATCGTGCCAGCCTCATCGAGGGGGTGCTCGCGTGAGCGATTCCGACGGGGCGACGGACGCCACCGATGCCGAGAGCGCCGACGAGAGGGACCCCGCGGACTGGTCGGTCGCGGACGGCACCGCGATCACCGAGGGGACCGCGACGGGTGAGGTCCTCCGCTCGGACGAACCGATCAGCTTCTACGGCGCGGTCGATCTCGATACGGGCGAATTCATCGAGGAGGGCCACGACCTCGAAGGGTCGTGTATCGACGACAAGGTCCTCGTCTTCCCACGTGGGAAAGGATCGACGGTCGGATCGTACGTCCTGTATGGCGTCGCCCAGAACGGCGTCGGCCCGGCGGCGATCGTCCTCGAGGAGACCGAGACGATCGTCGCGACGGGGGCGATCCTCGGGGAGATCCCCTGCGTGGACGGGCTCGAAATCCCGCTGGACTCGCTCGCCGATGGCGAGCGAGTCACCGTCGACGCCGACGCGGGCGAACTGCGTCGCGTGGACGCCGCGGCGGACGCTGATTCAGTTGCGGACAGCGACGCGAGCGATCGATGACACGGATCGTGCTCGGAATTTCCGGGGCGTCGGGGATCCCGCTGGCGGTCCGCACGGCCGAGTCGATCGCCGCCCACGCCGAGTTGATCGTCGTCGTCACCGACGCCGCCGAGTCGGTGATGGCCCACGAGGGCCCGGGCCGGGAGGAAACGATGGCCCACCTCGACCAACTCGCGACCGCGGTGTATCACGACGACGAGATCACTGCGTCGGTCGCCTCCGGGTCGGTCGACGCGCGCGGCATGGCGATCGTGCCCGCGTCGATGCACACCGTCGCGGCGGTCGCCGACGGGCACGCCGACGGCCTGCTGACCCGCGCCGCCGACGTCTGCCTGAAAGAGGACCGCCCGCTCGTGGTCGTGCCCCGCGAGACGCCGATGAGCGAGATTCACCTGGGGAACTTGGAGCGTCTGGCCGGGGTCGGGGCCAGTGTCGTCCCGCCCGTGCTCGGATTTTACTACGAACCCGATGGGATCGACGACGTGCTCGATCATCTGGCGGGCAAGGTTCTCGATCGGTTCGACATCGAGCATTCGCTCGGTGAGACGTGGTCTGGCGACGGGCGACTGTAGGGTGACCATCGACCCCCGGGGGTTTGCGGACTATTGCGGGTCGATGGAAATCTTGATGTGAAATCCGCGTGTAATCGGGGGTGAGGCCGGTGAAACGGCCATGGTTTCAGACGGACCCCTTGTGGGGTTGAAGCAGGTCCCGCGATGGCTGAAGCTGGCGGCGATCGCGTTTCAGACGGACCCCTTGTGGGGTTGAAGCGACGCCGACGAACGCGAGAAAATCGCAGAGGCCGCGTTTCAGACGGACCCCTTGTGGGGTTGAAGCAACTGCCTCAATGACCTAGGGACCGACGGCGTGAGGGGTTTCAGACGGACCCCTTGTGGGGTTGAAGCGCTATCCATCGATTCAAGGTCTTTAGTCATAACCATAGTTTCAGACGGACTCCTTGTGGGGTTGAAGCGGCTTTACGTCCGACGAAATCGAACCGCCGAACGAGTTTCAGACGGACCCCTTGTGGGGTTGAAGCGGGGTCGGTGCCGCCGCCTGGCGTGGCAACGCTCGTTTCAGACGGACCCCTTGTGGGGTTGAAGCCGTCTCGGGATCGGGGTTGCGGCCGGTGACCTGGTTTCAGACGGACCCCTTGTGGGGTTGAAGCACCGCCTGAGATTCCTGCCCGCTCAGGTCGTCGTGATGTTTCAGACGGACCCCTTGTGGGGTTGAAGCGAGGTCGGGGAGACCTACTCCGCGAGCAATCTGACGGGTTTCAGACGGACCCCTTGTGGGGTTGAAGCACCGAGTCTCGGCCGGTCGAGACGATGACCGTGCGGTTTCAGACGGACCCCTTGTGGGGTTGAAGCGTCACGGGTGACCAGTGATGTCGTGGACTGTTGTCGTTTCAGACGGACCCCTTGTGGGGTTGAAGCCCTCTTTGGGATCTTTTTCCGTAAAAGACCCATAAGTTTCAGACGGACCCCTTGTGGGGTTGAAGCCGAATCAGGTCGAGCAGGCTGTGGTACAGTTCGCGGTTTCAGACGGACCCCTTGTGGGGTTGAAGCATAACTGAACACCCGTAGGAAAACCTACGGTAAAAGTTTCAGACGGACCCCTTGTGGGGTTGAAGCGCAGGAGACGATCGCCGCAGCCTACCACGCACTGCGTTTCAGACGGACCCCTTGTGGGGTTGAAGCGGCCCCTGGAACTCGATCGCCATGCGAGTGTCCTGGTTTCAGACGGACCCCTTGTGGGGTTGAAGCTGTCTCGCTCACGTCCCGGCGTCGGGTTGAAGTACCGTGGCTCACAATGTACACACGATGAGCACCGACAAACGGCGCGTTCAGTTCCGCGCTCCCGAGCGATTGATCGAACGGACTGACGCGCTCGCGGCCGTCCTGGGCGAGGATCGGACTGACCTTCTGGTGACGGCGCTTCGGGAGTACCTCCAGGACGCCGCTCACGACGACGTGCTGACCCAGGAGATCGCCGCCGCGTACTACGACGACGAGATCAGTTCGGACCAGCTCGAATCACTCCTCGGCGCGGAAGAAGCGGCGAACGTCCGCGTGCTGGATCGGCAACTCGACGAGGCGTTCGTCGAGGACGTGGCCGACACGTGACCGACCTCGTCGCCGACACCTCGGCACTCGTGAGCCTCGGCGTGACGGCGGATAGCGATCCTGACGTGCTGAGCGTCGTCCTCGATCGCTACGATCTCGTCGTGCCCGAGACCGTCGTGGACGAACTGCGGGACGTCGCCGCCTACGAGGACGCCCACGCGAGCGGTGCGCAAGCAGTCCTCGACCGATCGGCCTATCGGGTCGCGTCGGTGTCGCTCGATCCCGAGTTTCCACTCGACGCCGGAGAGAACGCCGCCGTCACGCTCGCCAGCGAGCGCGGCGCAGCGTTGATGCTCTGTGACGAGTTCAGCCAGATCGGGCTGATCCACGCGTCGCTGGCCGAGACGCGACTCGTCACGACGCCGACGCTACTCGCGGCGCTGGTCGAAGACGGTCGATTGACTGGCGACGAGGCCGAGCGCGCGCTCGACCGGATCGCATCGGTCCGGGACTGGGCGGCGAACGCGTACGTCCAGCGGGCGCGGACGCTGTTCGAGTGATCGCTAGATTCCTCTTCGACAATCGGTGCACCGAGGATTTGAACACGCTCTCGCTATCCATCCAGCGTCGCCCCCACGGCCTGCACGTAGCTGTTCGCGTCCCAGCTCCGAGACGGTCCGATCACGTCCAGGAGGTCACGCGCCTGGTCGACCGTGAGGTGGCCGTTCCGGGCGTAGTCTCGGATCAATCGCGGCGTCGGCACGAGCGTCGCTCCCTCGACGAGTGCGTGAATGCGCGCGAGGTGAGTGAACTCGTCGGTCAGCAGTGCGTCGACTGCGTTGGTATTCGCGAGGACGATCGCAGCGGTTTCGCCCGTATCGAGGCCGTAGGTCGGGAGTTCGTCCGGTCCGCCGTCCTCGGCCAGCGGATCGACGACGCGGAAGTGCTCGCTCGCGGCGAGGACGTTCGTCGCCGCGGCGGCGTGAACGTCGTCGTAGCCAGCCATCTCCCGGAGTTCGTTTTCGACCTGTGTCGGGACGCTCACCCGAGTGCTCGTGAGCAGGTACTGCAACGGGTCGGGGTTGCTCGCGGTGTCGCTCGCGTCGGCTCTGGGGATCGCCAGGCTCACCAGCGAGCAGGTGTCGGCGACGACGGTCTCCATCGATCAGTCCTCGGGGTCGACCGTCGCCGTCTCCCCGTCGTAGATATCGACGCCATCCTCCGGCGCGGAGAGATCGAGCGGCTCGGAGTCGAGGTCCCGTTTGAGCAGCTTCGCGGTGCGGGCTCGTTCGGTCCCGACCAGCGCTTCGAGGCGGTCGTACCCGATCTGGCCGTCGTAGTACGCCTCGGTGATGTCGTGGCGGAATCGCTCGTCGTCGGTCGCGTCGGCGATGTACTCGCGGAGCGCCTCGATGATGACGTCCGTTCGGTCGGTCCCTTCGATTTCGGCCAGGGCGTCGGCCTGTCCGACGAGGTCCGCTGGCGACCGGAAGTGGACGCGCTTGTGTTCGGAGTCTGCGACCATGTGCACAGTATGTGTTCCGGGGACTAAAATCGTGTGCATGGCGTGTGTCTGGAATTCGTGTTTGGTTCCGCGGTTTCTGTAAGCTGGGAATTCTCTTTCGGTATTTTCCGAACGCCCCCTCGCGCTCGACGGCTACGAACTGCTCACGGGTCGCTTCGCTCCCCGTTCGCATCTCGTGGCCTCACTCCGTTCGGCCACGCTACCGCTGCGCGCGCCTTCGGCGTGCTTGCGGGTTCTCGCTCGCCGACCGCTCGGCCCCGTTCGATTTCCCACCTCTGCCGGCTGGGGCGGCGCAATTCGATTAACCGAATACCGCACTCGACCGTCGGTCACACCGAGGCACTGTTCCAGACGGCCCTTCGTGGGCTCACACTTTCACCGTGGTTGCAGGAAATTTATGACGAAAGCAATCGATCACCGACGCGTCATGCCAACAGCAATGGGAGTGCGATAATCGAATGCGGGTTCTCGTCCGTTTGCGCGCCAGACGGGACGCCGCATACGACAATGCGTATCATCACAAACTCAGGGGCCGACTCTGGGGGGCACTGGAGGGGACGGAGTTCGACGCGGTTCACGACGAGAACCGTCCGAAGCCGTTCACGT belongs to Halococcoides cellulosivorans and includes:
- a CDS encoding UbiD family decarboxylase is translated as MGLRSVLDAHPDPTRLTQSVDPDAELPALAVQDAATPTIFESVAGYPDCRVATNCIGTRTAIRRAIDTDESLVAAMSAAMADPAPLERTVPVAAREVATDPDVREHIPIPDYYEAHDRRYLASSVVIAEDPDTGTHNLSFHRMQYLGDNEFAIRLVERHLHDIHSRTEGPTPIAVAMGVHPAVELAAATSIAPGESELELANRLHGGQLATDSLDGLTVPSESEVLMLGEITSETAEEGPFVDLSRTWDRTREQPVVRVNTLMTRPNPLVRIIVPGRAEHANLMGVPQEPRIYRIVENAVPTVANVVLTHGGCSWLHVVVAIDVRTQGDAKNAGLAALAAHPSLKRVTIVDADIDPSDPEAVEWAVATRTQPDRDVEVIEGADGSSLDPSQDFATGTTAKWIVDATRPRGPDREASEFREARIPGEDDIDLEEFE
- a CDS encoding aconitase X, translating into MHLTTEEEALLDSSNPAERKAMNLLVELGDIYGADRLVEIGSAQASGISYKSIGDPGVQFLESFAEEGAKASVPTFTNPAGMDFEQYEAVGVDESFAQNQRRIRDALDAMGITLSFTCTPYLAGNLPRAGEHVAWAESSAVSFANSVIGAKTNREGGPSAIAAAITGRTPEHGLHLDHNRRPTHRVRVDADLDSTADIAALGSWVGRRVEDGIPYFSGIEAADTDDLKALGAAMAASGAVALYYVEDLTTDRDPPTGVESLSVGDAELDNEYDRLRTDADPDLVVIGCPHASPAEIAEIAARVDGESLDADLWVCTSAAVRAQAERNGHVATIEAAGGSVLADTCNVVAPIEAMDYAVTATDSAKAANYLPGFCEQTVVFDDRASLIEGVLA
- a CDS encoding aconitase X swivel domain-containing protein, coding for MSDSDGATDATDAESADERDPADWSVADGTAITEGTATGEVLRSDEPISFYGAVDLDTGEFIEEGHDLEGSCIDDKVLVFPRGKGSTVGSYVLYGVAQNGVGPAAIVLEETETIVATGAILGEIPCVDGLEIPLDSLADGERVTVDADAGELRRVDAAADADSVADSDASDR
- a CDS encoding UbiX family flavin prenyltransferase yields the protein MTRIVLGISGASGIPLAVRTAESIAAHAELIVVVTDAAESVMAHEGPGREETMAHLDQLATAVYHDDEITASVASGSVDARGMAIVPASMHTVAAVADGHADGLLTRAADVCLKEDRPLVVVPRETPMSEIHLGNLERLAGVGASVVPPVLGFYYEPDGIDDVLDHLAGKVLDRFDIEHSLGETWSGDGRL